The nucleotide sequence GATATTGCCATTGGTCCATGGCTGCGCGCCATTACCCATTCATATAAGGCGGCGGATGAAGTGGAATTTGCCAGCTTTAAAAATGTCGTGGCGTATGTCGAGCGCTTTGTGCAGCGCCCTGCGGTTGAAAAGGGCCTGAATATTCCGGCAACTTAGTCGTAGCGACTCAACTAGCTAGGCTAACTATAAGGGTGGGTTATTTTCTGCCACCGCATCAGAGGCACATCCATGTGCCTTTGATGCTAGCGCAACATCCTGTTGCTGCTCTCGAAGACAACTCATCCTTTAGCCAGCTAATTCAAGATACCTAGCCAATCTTAAATTCAGCCCCAGCTGAGTTGATATAAAACCCATCACCCCTCTCAGTCGCCAGCTCTGCCAGATCGTAAAAAGCATTGCGTGAGAAGCGCGCCATCAGGCCATTTCGCACTTCCATCTCAGGAATGGATTCACCGCCCAGTTGTGACAGCAATAATGGATGCTGCGCATCAATAGTCAGCAGGTCACCGGTATTGGTGATGGCTTCAATATGATGGTCTTTCGACTCGATCATGGTGATGACAAAGGGATGATCTTCCACCCGAATTCGCCATTTTTCGACCGGCGTCAGAATAAAGAACTCCTCACCTTCCTTGCGCAAAATACTGGCAAATAGGCGTGTGAGCTTTTCTCTCTCGATCTTCACCCCCTCATGCCACCACGAGCCGTCTTTACGGATCACCATATCCATATCGCCACTTAGCTCAGGGTGCCATTTTTCAACGGGTGGGAGTTGATTACTGCCTTCCAGGCCGATTTGCTGCTCAAGGCTGGATAGATTCATATTACAAACCTCGCTGCCACTCTTGCCGCAAGGCAATGCGCCCTGCCATTGCTTCATCCAGCTGCGCCAGCATCATGGCCTTATCTTCGCCAAGATTGCCTTTTAGTGGCAGATAGTTAGACGCATGATCGCTACGGAACACGGTATTCTCCAGCTCAAGCGTATCAATCAGTAAGCGCAACTCTTTAAAAAGCTGCATTTGATCCGGCAGCTGGTATTCGCCATTAAAGCCTTCTTTTACCCGCTCATCGCCGATTGGATAGCTTACCACCAGAGTCGAAAGGAAATCCGGCTGCGCTTCATTCATCAGCAACGCAGAATTGCGAGCATGTTGCTCACTGTACTTTACGCCACCCATGCCATTGAGGATCATCACAGAGGATTTAATATCGGCCTGTTTGATTTTAACCAGCGCATCCAGAGTGGATTGATAACTTTCACCCTTTTTGATGAACTCCAGTACCTCATCGTCGCCGCTTTCTGCACCGACATACAGAATACCCAAGCCAAGCTCACGCATTTGCTGCAGCTCTTCGACGGACTTCTTACGAATATTACGAGGTAAACAATACGCGCCAACACGCTTAACCCAGGGCGTGTATTGCTTGATAGCTTCCAAAATGGTGATCAGCTTGCGGGATGACAGCACCATGGCATCGCCATCGGCCAGGAAGATTTTTTCGAAGCGCGGGCCAATCGCGGCGGCCTCTTTCAGCTCCTCGATAATTTCGCCTTCTTTTTTTGCACGGAATTTTTTCTGCGACTGAGTGTACATATCGCAGAAGGTGCAGTTATTCCAGGAGCAACCATTGGTTACCTGAAGGATCAGGGATTTACCTTCGGAAGGTGGGCGAAAAACGGGCTCAATATAATCGAAAAGACTCATCATGGATGCTTTTGTAGTAATTTCCGTAATTTTACCGTCAGGCAATGCATAGCAAAAGCCTTCATATTGCAGCTAAACAGACACAATGGAGATCCGCCAATTCGCAACATAAAACCAGGGGCTAGCTACAGCAAAAGATCGCAATGAGAGCCTAAGAAGGTTGAATTCAGAATTTTAAAATTTGACTAAGGATGTCGTATAAATGGTGCCCGGGGCCGGACTTGAACCGGCACGTACTAAGTACGGGAGATTTTAAGTTTTT is from Bacterioplanoides sp. SCSIO 12839 and encodes:
- a CDS encoding DUF1285 domain-containing protein, with translation MNLSSLEQQIGLEGSNQLPPVEKWHPELSGDMDMVIRKDGSWWHEGVKIEREKLTRLFASILRKEGEEFFILTPVEKWRIRVEDHPFVITMIESKDHHIEAITNTGDLLTIDAQHPLLLSQLGGESIPEMEVRNGLMARFSRNAFYDLAELATERGDGFYINSAGAEFKIG
- a CDS encoding radical SAM protein, whose amino-acid sequence is MMSLFDYIEPVFRPPSEGKSLILQVTNGCSWNNCTFCDMYTQSQKKFRAKKEGEIIEELKEAAAIGPRFEKIFLADGDAMVLSSRKLITILEAIKQYTPWVKRVGAYCLPRNIRKKSVEELQQMRELGLGILYVGAESGDDEVLEFIKKGESYQSTLDALVKIKQADIKSSVMILNGMGGVKYSEQHARNSALLMNEAQPDFLSTLVVSYPIGDERVKEGFNGEYQLPDQMQLFKELRLLIDTLELENTVFRSDHASNYLPLKGNLGEDKAMMLAQLDEAMAGRIALRQEWQRGL